A portion of the Bacillus thuringiensis genome contains these proteins:
- a CDS encoding DUF4865 family protein encodes MIGMQYKVILPKDYDMEIIKKRVKDNGYKTDGFQELNFKAYLITETEKNGNFYNCYAPLYIWNGHEGMNKFIFEGYYDNILQSFGWQQINIGVPLVVNLSDGFKKSRYVVEYAGSISQSKTLIGTELNKMNENVQNNEKCLGNVIVYNPDKWGYSRFEFYEEKPDIVVNKGVTVYEILHISR; translated from the coding sequence ATGATTGGAATGCAATATAAGGTCATTCTTCCAAAGGATTATGACATGGAGATTATTAAGAAAAGGGTAAAGGATAATGGCTATAAAACTGATGGTTTCCAAGAACTAAATTTTAAAGCTTATTTAATTACGGAAACGGAGAAAAACGGGAATTTTTATAACTGCTATGCACCTTTATATATTTGGAATGGTCATGAAGGGATGAATAAATTTATCTTTGAAGGGTATTACGATAATATTTTACAATCGTTTGGGTGGCAACAAATAAATATAGGTGTTCCGTTAGTTGTTAATCTAAGTGATGGATTTAAGAAAAGTAGATATGTTGTGGAATATGCAGGAAGTATTTCTCAAAGTAAAACGTTGATTGGGACTGAATTAAACAAGATGAATGAAAATGTACAAAACAATGAAAAGTGTTTAGGGAATGTAATCGTTTATAATCCGGATAAATGGGGATACAGTAGGTTTGAGTTTTATGAAGAGAAGCCTGATATTGTAGTGAATAAGGGTGTTACAGTATATGAGATTTTACACATTTCACGATGA
- a CDS encoding tautomerase family protein, with product MPFVKVYYPENILNEEKLGGIGKCIHLSLIEHFNIPENDYFQMFLPYQQNKFLYNPYYLLERGEKRTENMIYVSITCGPGRTVQQKKDLYQSVSLKIPQYSDVKVSDIFITLNETAAENWSFGQGIAQMVKIKGEKNEE from the coding sequence ATGCCTTTTGTGAAGGTTTATTATCCTGAAAACATATTAAATGAGGAAAAGTTGGGGGGAATAGGTAAATGTATCCATCTTTCATTAATTGAACATTTTAACATCCCTGAAAATGATTATTTTCAAATGTTCTTACCTTATCAACAAAACAAATTTTTATATAATCCATATTATTTGTTGGAAAGAGGAGAAAAGAGAACAGAGAATATGATATATGTTTCTATTACATGTGGACCGGGAAGAACGGTGCAACAGAAAAAAGATTTGTATCAATCTGTATCCTTAAAAATCCCGCAATATTCCGACGTTAAAGTTTCGGATATTTTTATTACACTAAATGAGACAGCTGCTGAAAACTGGTCATTTGGTCAAGGAATAGCACAAATGGTGAAAATAAAGGGAGAAAAAAATGAAGAATGA
- a CDS encoding carboxymuconolactone decarboxylase family protein translates to MKNELIEVQIKKKMREMAPAFAHYSEKILFEEVWRDATLTLRERSLCTVSALISLGNTEQLPFHLKLAKQNGVMENELVALITHMAFYVGWPKAMAALNIVMK, encoded by the coding sequence ATGAAGAATGAACTTATTGAAGTACAGATTAAAAAGAAAATGAGAGAAATGGCACCTGCATTTGCTCATTATAGTGAAAAGATATTGTTTGAGGAAGTGTGGCGGGATGCCACTTTAACATTAAGAGAAAGAAGTTTGTGTACTGTGTCAGCACTAATCAGTCTCGGTAATACAGAACAATTACCATTTCATCTGAAGCTAGCTAAACAAAATGGGGTTATGGAGAATGAATTGGTTGCATTAATAACACATATGGCTTTTTACGTTGGTTGGCCAAAAGCTATGGCAGCTTTAAATATAGTAATGAAATGA
- a CDS encoding MarR family winged helix-turn-helix transcriptional regulator → MRDNTIGSLIWLRLIRFTNQSNQMSNEFLKRFDLTTAQFDVLLQIRTYQPLTQMELAEKVTVTQGGISRMLTRLEKEGYIVRKQDWKTKTISLTEQGEAALERALPEQLAFQSSFFDDVLNEEEQKILYELMTKVHKHSEKKELPQE, encoded by the coding sequence ATGCGTGATAATACGATAGGATCATTAATATGGTTACGTTTAATACGATTTACGAACCAAAGTAATCAAATGTCAAATGAGTTTTTAAAACGTTTTGATTTAACGACAGCTCAATTTGATGTGCTTTTGCAAATACGTACGTATCAACCACTAACACAAATGGAGTTAGCTGAAAAGGTAACTGTTACACAAGGTGGCATTTCTCGAATGTTAACTCGTCTTGAAAAAGAAGGATATATTGTACGAAAACAAGATTGGAAAACGAAAACAATTAGTCTTACAGAGCAAGGAGAAGCAGCTTTAGAGAGAGCCTTGCCAGAGCAACTTGCATTTCAATCTTCGTTTTTTGATGATGTATTAAATGAAGAAGAGCAGAAAATATTATACGAGCTGATGACGAAAGTTCATAAACATAGTGAAAAAAAAGAATTACCGCAAGAGTAA
- a CDS encoding LLM class flavin-dependent oxidoreductase → MEKYRIDTRKGIEFGLYSIGDHVLNPHNGEKITPEKRIHELIETAKLADEAGLDVFAVGESHQTHFTTQAHTVILGAVAQVTKNIKIASSATILSTSDPVRVYEDFATIDLISNGRAEIVAGRGSRIGGYSLLGYDVNDYEELFEEKMDLLLKINKEEHVTWNGQFRAPLEYASVIPRAKNNNLPIWRAVGGPPASAIKAGRAGVPMMITTLGGPAINFKVSVDAYREAAQQSGFDPASLPVATTSLFYTAKNSQDALSEYYPHINAGMLTLRGGGYPKQQFTNAIDYRDALMVGSPQQIIEKMLYQYELFGQQRFMAQIDFGGVPFDKIEKNIELIATEILPAVRKHTAK, encoded by the coding sequence ATGGAAAAATACCGTATAGATACAAGAAAAGGAATTGAGTTTGGGTTATATTCAATTGGCGATCATGTTTTAAATCCACATAATGGGGAGAAAATTACGCCAGAAAAAAGAATTCACGAACTAATTGAAACAGCTAAGTTAGCAGATGAGGCAGGGCTTGATGTGTTTGCTGTAGGCGAAAGTCATCAAACGCATTTTACAACGCAAGCTCATACAGTTATTTTAGGTGCGGTCGCGCAAGTTACGAAAAATATAAAAATTGCAAGTTCCGCAACGATATTAAGTACATCTGACCCAGTTCGAGTATATGAGGATTTCGCTACCATTGACTTGATTTCTAATGGTCGTGCTGAAATCGTAGCTGGTCGTGGATCTCGTATTGGAGGATATAGTTTACTTGGTTACGATGTAAATGATTATGAAGAGTTATTTGAAGAGAAGATGGATCTTTTATTAAAAATTAATAAAGAGGAACATGTAACATGGAATGGGCAGTTCAGAGCACCACTTGAGTATGCTTCAGTTATCCCTAGAGCTAAAAATAATAACCTGCCAATTTGGCGTGCGGTTGGTGGACCGCCAGCTAGTGCAATTAAAGCAGGACGTGCAGGTGTGCCAATGATGATAACAACACTTGGTGGCCCAGCAATTAACTTTAAAGTGTCAGTAGATGCTTATCGCGAGGCTGCTCAGCAAAGTGGATTTGATCCAGCTAGTTTACCAGTTGCGACAACGAGTTTATTTTATACGGCAAAAAATTCACAAGATGCACTTAGTGAATATTACCCTCACATTAATGCTGGTATGCTTACACTGCGCGGTGGTGGGTATCCGAAACAGCAATTTACAAATGCAATAGATTACCGTGATGCTTTAATGGTTGGTAGCCCACAACAAATCATTGAGAAAATGCTTTACCAATATGAATTGTTTGGCCAACAACGCTTTATGGCACAAATTGATTTTGGCGGTGTACCATTTGATAAAATTGAGAAAAATATTGAATTAATTGCTACTGAAATTTTACCAGCCGTTAGAAAACATACAGCAAAATAA
- the cydA gene encoding cytochrome ubiquinol oxidase subunit I: METLELARIQFASTTIFHYFFVPLSIGLAFIIAIMQTLYVVKGQEVYKKMAKFWTQLFLINFAVGVVTGILQEFQFGMNWSTYSRFVGDVFGPSLAIEGLLAFFIESTFLGLWVFGEDKLPKRIHLMCIWLLSIGTMLSAFWILTASAFMQSPVGYEMAADGRAQMNDFLAIIQNPQLWVQFPHTITAAIATGAFFIAGVSAWKITKAQETEVFKKSFRISIIVGTLTTAFVLFFGHAQAQQLIKTHPMKMAAAEALWNTSEDPAPFTVFSKIDTEKKENSFEIQIPYMLSLLSYDKFSGQVEGMNQIQKQYEEKYGPGDYIPPVHTMFWSFRAMVMSGTFMLLLGAYGWFLSRKDRLAEKTWYLKLMVYAISLPFIGNTVGWIMTEMGRQPWVVFGVMKTEDAVSPNVTFGEVLFSLISFTSMYLIMGGICVYLFVRTIKGHTNKKTKKDYQSHDPFDKEEEYVIS; the protein is encoded by the coding sequence ATGGAAACGCTCGAATTGGCACGAATACAGTTCGCATCAACAACGATTTTCCATTACTTTTTTGTTCCGCTGTCAATTGGTTTAGCTTTTATTATTGCGATAATGCAAACGTTGTATGTGGTAAAAGGACAAGAAGTATATAAGAAGATGGCAAAGTTTTGGACGCAATTATTCCTTATTAACTTTGCAGTAGGTGTAGTAACAGGTATTTTACAAGAATTTCAGTTTGGTATGAACTGGTCAACGTATTCACGTTTTGTAGGTGATGTATTTGGTCCCTCGCTTGCAATTGAAGGATTACTGGCATTTTTCATTGAGTCTACATTCCTAGGTTTATGGGTATTCGGTGAGGATAAATTACCGAAGCGAATTCACTTAATGTGTATTTGGCTCCTTTCAATTGGAACGATGTTATCAGCATTTTGGATTTTAACTGCAAGTGCATTTATGCAGTCACCTGTCGGGTATGAAATGGCAGCTGATGGTCGTGCACAAATGAATGATTTCTTAGCCATTATTCAAAACCCACAACTATGGGTACAATTCCCGCATACAATTACAGCAGCAATTGCAACAGGTGCATTCTTTATTGCAGGTGTGAGTGCATGGAAAATAACGAAAGCGCAAGAAACTGAGGTATTTAAAAAATCGTTCCGCATTTCTATCATTGTTGGAACACTTACAACTGCGTTTGTATTATTCTTCGGTCATGCACAAGCGCAACAATTAATTAAGACACATCCAATGAAGATGGCGGCAGCTGAAGCACTATGGAATACAAGTGAGGATCCAGCGCCATTTACAGTATTTTCGAAAATTGATACAGAGAAGAAAGAAAATTCGTTTGAAATTCAAATCCCTTATATGCTAAGTCTATTATCGTATGATAAGTTTAGCGGTCAAGTTGAAGGGATGAATCAAATTCAAAAACAATATGAAGAAAAATATGGACCTGGGGATTATATTCCTCCAGTGCATACAATGTTTTGGAGTTTTAGAGCGATGGTAATGAGTGGAACATTCATGCTTCTTCTAGGAGCTTACGGATGGTTCTTATCAAGAAAAGATCGTTTAGCTGAAAAAACGTGGTATTTAAAATTAATGGTGTATGCAATTTCTCTTCCATTCATCGGTAATACAGTAGGATGGATTATGACTGAAATGGGTCGTCAACCTTGGGTTGTATTTGGTGTAATGAAAACAGAAGATGCTGTATCACCAAATGTAACATTCGGTGAAGTATTATTCTCACTTATTTCATTCACATCAATGTATTTAATTATGGGTGGAATTTGTGTGTACTTATTTGTTCGTACCATTAAGGGCCACACAAATAAGAAAACGAAAAAGGATTATCAAAGCCATGATCCATTTGATAAGGAGGAAGAGTATGTTATCTCTTAA
- the cydB gene encoding cytochrome d ubiquinol oxidase subunit II: MLSLNELWFLVIAILFVGFFVLEGFDFGVGMVSRFLGKNDFEKRVYLNTIGPFWHANEVWLVCAGGAMFAAFPHWYATLFSGFYIPFVFMLLALILRGVSFKFRAKIDNHKWKSAWDWGMFIGSMLPPILWGVAIANFMVGVPIDESKNVVGGFLQLLHPFALLGGVMFLLLCIVHGLQFLTIRTTGKLRERARIAAIKIAPFSLITLLVFAGVGLWKTDIFTAHGTEWIMVPIGAFVALLVSTLLNKRRRDGWAFFMTSLTIILLSASVFIGMFPRVMISSLGAMNDLTIYNAASGAYALKLMTYFAIAILPFVIGSQIWSYYVFRQPVKSDNDLEY, translated from the coding sequence ATGTTATCTCTTAATGAGTTATGGTTTTTAGTTATTGCAATCTTATTTGTTGGATTCTTCGTACTGGAAGGTTTCGACTTTGGGGTAGGAATGGTTTCGAGGTTTTTAGGAAAGAATGATTTTGAAAAACGAGTTTACTTAAATACAATAGGACCGTTCTGGCACGCGAATGAAGTATGGCTTGTTTGTGCTGGTGGAGCCATGTTTGCGGCATTTCCGCACTGGTATGCAACTTTATTTAGTGGTTTTTATATTCCGTTTGTATTTATGCTTCTTGCTTTAATTTTAAGAGGTGTTTCCTTTAAATTTCGTGCGAAAATAGATAATCATAAATGGAAGAGTGCGTGGGATTGGGGGATGTTTATTGGAAGTATGTTACCTCCTATCCTTTGGGGAGTTGCGATTGCAAACTTTATGGTAGGTGTACCTATTGATGAGAGCAAAAATGTTGTAGGTGGATTCCTGCAATTACTTCATCCATTTGCGTTACTTGGGGGAGTAATGTTTCTCCTACTATGTATTGTTCACGGATTACAATTTCTTACGATACGTACAACTGGTAAATTGAGAGAACGTGCACGAATTGCTGCAATAAAAATTGCACCATTTTCATTAATTACACTTCTTGTTTTTGCTGGTGTGGGGTTATGGAAAACCGACATTTTCACTGCTCATGGAACAGAATGGATTATGGTACCAATCGGAGCTTTTGTAGCACTATTAGTGTCCACGTTATTAAATAAAAGAAGAAGAGATGGTTGGGCTTTCTTTATGACGAGTTTAACAATCATTTTACTAAGTGCGAGTGTATTTATCGGTATGTTCCCACGTGTTATGATTAGCTCTTTAGGAGCAATGAATGATTTGACAATTTACAACGCAGCATCAGGAGCTTATGCATTAAAACTTATGACTTACTTTGCGATTGCTATTTTGCCTTTCGTTATCGGAAGTCAAATATGGAGTTATTATGTATTTAGACAACCTGTTAAGTCAGACAACGATTTGGAGTACTAA
- the cydD gene encoding thiol reductant ABC exporter subunit CydD codes for MKRKRGLPSYPGSRILYVALTIISILEAFSIIAQTIFLARAITFLFHGETVQTILSEIVYFGIAFAARNIVVRTSQILVERFAEKTGSLLRKQLIEAYFTLGPRYVQTVGTGHLVTLSIEGIEKFKTYIELTIPKMIRSSIVPGLIVLYVFTLDIESGIILVVTIPIVIIFMILLGLAAQKMADSQYEIYRVLSNHFVDTLKGLETLKYLGKSEQHEGKIEKVSKRYRKATMRTLRVAFLSSFALDFFTSLSIAFVAVGLGIRLIDGTIILLPALTILILAPEYFLPIKQVGANYHATLDGQIAMEQIEEILQQQKGIEKKDLNEDIVWNASSSLKLQDIKVNNTESEKAILEGINFTWEGNGAIGVIGESGAGKSTLIDVLAGFLSPSSGKMLVNGLEVDGSTREDWQKNIAYIPQQPYIFPLSLKDNIRFYETKATDEEVERVINEVGLRSLVTSLPNGMHERIGEGGRMLSGGQEQRVAMARALLSKKPIILLDEPTAHLDIQTEFEIKQAMLRLFNGKLVFLATHRLHWMKQMDHILILNKGEMIESGTYEELLESETLHFHREERGEK; via the coding sequence ATGAAAAGAAAAAGAGGACTTCCGTCTTATCCCGGTAGCCGTATTTTATATGTAGCGTTAACGATTATTAGTATTTTAGAAGCTTTTAGTATTATTGCGCAAACAATCTTTTTAGCACGAGCTATTACGTTTTTATTTCATGGAGAGACAGTACAAACAATATTAAGTGAAATTGTTTATTTTGGTATCGCGTTTGCAGCGCGTAACATAGTAGTTCGAACATCACAAATATTAGTGGAACGTTTTGCCGAAAAAACAGGGTCGTTACTAAGAAAACAATTGATAGAGGCATATTTCACATTAGGTCCAAGATATGTTCAAACGGTTGGAACGGGTCATCTGGTTACCTTATCAATTGAGGGGATTGAGAAATTTAAAACATATATTGAATTAACGATTCCTAAAATGATTAGAAGTAGTATCGTTCCAGGTCTAATTGTACTATATGTTTTTACGCTAGATATTGAGTCTGGAATCATTTTAGTTGTAACGATTCCTATCGTGATCATATTTATGATTCTTCTCGGATTAGCAGCGCAAAAAATGGCAGATAGTCAGTATGAGATATATCGTGTACTTTCGAACCATTTTGTAGATACGTTAAAAGGTTTAGAAACATTAAAGTATTTAGGGAAAAGTGAACAGCACGAAGGAAAGATTGAAAAAGTAAGTAAAAGATATAGAAAAGCAACGATGCGTACTTTGCGAGTTGCTTTTCTTTCTTCTTTTGCATTAGATTTCTTTACGAGTTTATCAATCGCGTTTGTGGCAGTTGGATTAGGGATACGCTTAATAGATGGAACGATTATACTATTACCAGCCCTTACAATTTTGATTTTAGCTCCGGAATATTTTCTGCCGATTAAACAAGTGGGAGCAAATTATCATGCGACATTAGATGGACAAATTGCGATGGAGCAAATAGAAGAGATTTTGCAACAACAAAAAGGAATAGAAAAGAAAGATTTAAATGAAGATATAGTATGGAATGCCTCTAGTAGCTTGAAATTACAAGATATCAAAGTTAATAATACTGAATCTGAAAAGGCTATATTAGAAGGAATTAATTTTACTTGGGAAGGTAACGGTGCTATTGGTGTTATTGGTGAAAGTGGTGCGGGGAAATCGACGTTAATCGACGTATTAGCCGGGTTTTTATCTCCTTCGAGTGGAAAGATGTTAGTAAATGGTCTAGAAGTTGATGGATCTACTCGTGAAGATTGGCAAAAAAATATTGCTTACATTCCGCAGCAACCTTATATTTTTCCGCTTTCATTAAAGGATAACATTCGTTTTTATGAAACAAAAGCAACAGATGAAGAAGTTGAAAGAGTTATTAATGAAGTCGGCCTTCGTTCACTCGTTACATCACTTCCAAATGGGATGCACGAAAGAATAGGAGAAGGTGGACGTATGCTAAGTGGCGGACAAGAACAGCGTGTTGCTATGGCGCGTGCACTTTTAAGTAAAAAACCAATCATTTTATTAGATGAGCCTACGGCACATCTTGATATTCAAACCGAATTTGAAATAAAGCAAGCGATGTTACGTCTATTTAATGGAAAGTTAGTATTTTTAGCAACTCACCGTCTACATTGGATGAAACAAATGGACCATATCCTTATTTTAAATAAAGGGGAAATGATAGAAAGTGGGACGTATGAAGAACTTTTAGAGAGTGAGACATTACATTTTCATAGGGAAGAGAGGGGAGAGAAATGA
- the cydC gene encoding thiol reductant ABC exporter subunit CydC: protein MSNWVKPYIKQNKGRMTLTIFLGLLGVSSGAMLLFISGYLISKSALRPENVMAVYVPIVATRAFSIGQAVFHYIERLVGHDVVLRILEKMRTKLYRIVEPQALFFRSRFQTGDMLGVLSEDIEHLQNLYLRTIFPSILALVVYSIFVLVIGAFDLVFAFIVGCMLAIIVFLLPFVSLLLMKKHHVTLKQGRSRLYQQLTDAVFGLSDWQASGRKGEFINEYVKQNDQLLKIEKRVKRWYHIRDSIIQLVVGIVVISMIIWTGNEAASEQIAPTVIAAFVLMTLSVTNALIPIADAIDRIPSYVESTHRLNGVESDSVLHDKMDLYGDNDYVEPRHVDIELNHVSYSYPDSNEIVLKDVSLQIKAGKKIAILGRSGTGKSTLLKLLAGALSPVNGQVVLNGERAHTNLLSKYISVLNQKPHLFDTTIGNNVRIGKPEATDEEIWKALEKAQLASHITSLPDGLQTKMHEMGKRFSGGERQRVAFARTLMQETPIIVLDEPTIGLDPKTELSLIETMFSATEEKTVIWITHHLVGIEHVDEVIFLDRGQIVMQGSHKQLLKENEKYRKLYELDKGI from the coding sequence ATGAGTAACTGGGTTAAACCTTATATAAAACAAAATAAAGGTAGAATGACTTTAACTATTTTCCTTGGTCTTCTTGGAGTTAGTTCAGGAGCGATGTTACTTTTTATTTCAGGTTATTTAATCTCAAAATCTGCCCTTAGACCAGAAAATGTAATGGCTGTATATGTTCCTATTGTTGCAACAAGAGCGTTTAGTATAGGGCAAGCTGTGTTTCATTATATAGAGCGCTTAGTCGGACATGATGTCGTACTACGTATATTAGAAAAAATGAGAACGAAGCTATATAGAATAGTAGAACCACAGGCGTTATTTTTCCGTTCTCGATTTCAAACGGGTGATATGTTAGGAGTGTTATCCGAAGATATAGAGCATTTGCAAAACCTATATTTACGTACAATATTTCCTAGTATATTAGCGCTAGTTGTTTATAGTATCTTCGTACTTGTTATCGGTGCATTTGACCTTGTGTTTGCATTTATTGTAGGTTGTATGTTAGCTATTATCGTGTTTCTTCTTCCATTTGTATCATTACTTTTGATGAAGAAACACCATGTTACTTTAAAGCAAGGCAGAAGCCGTTTGTATCAACAACTGACGGATGCTGTTTTTGGATTATCTGATTGGCAGGCAAGTGGTCGTAAAGGTGAATTTATTAATGAGTATGTAAAACAAAATGATCAGTTGTTAAAAATCGAAAAGAGAGTGAAACGCTGGTATCATATTCGGGACAGTATCATTCAATTAGTAGTAGGTATTGTAGTTATTTCGATGATTATATGGACTGGAAATGAAGCGGCAAGTGAGCAAATTGCTCCTACAGTTATCGCAGCTTTCGTATTAATGACTTTATCTGTAACGAATGCGCTTATTCCTATTGCAGATGCCATCGATCGAATCCCGTCGTATGTAGAATCTACCCATCGTCTTAATGGCGTAGAAAGTGATAGTGTTTTACATGATAAAATGGATTTGTATGGAGATAATGATTACGTTGAACCAAGACATGTAGATATTGAACTGAATCACGTATCGTATAGTTATCCAGATAGTAATGAGATTGTATTAAAAGACGTATCATTACAAATAAAAGCAGGGAAGAAAATTGCTATTTTAGGCAGAAGTGGGACAGGGAAATCTACTTTACTAAAATTGTTAGCAGGGGCGTTAAGCCCAGTAAACGGCCAAGTTGTATTGAATGGTGAACGAGCTCATACGAATCTTTTATCTAAATATATTTCTGTATTAAATCAAAAGCCCCATTTGTTTGATACGACAATTGGAAATAATGTACGAATTGGCAAACCAGAGGCGACGGATGAAGAGATATGGAAAGCTTTAGAGAAAGCACAATTAGCTTCACATATTACTTCTCTTCCGGACGGATTACAAACAAAAATGCATGAAATGGGAAAGCGGTTTTCTGGTGGTGAAAGACAAAGGGTTGCTTTTGCTAGAACTCTTATGCAAGAAACACCCATCATTGTACTTGATGAACCGACTATCGGTTTAGATCCGAAAACAGAATTGTCTTTAATTGAAACAATGTTTTCTGCAACGGAAGAAAAGACGGTTATTTGGATTACGCACCATCTTGTAGGAATAGAACATGTAGACGAAGTTATATTCCTTGATCGTGGCCAAATTGTCATGCAAGGTAGTCATAAACAACTTTTGAAAGAAAATGAAAAGTATCGTAAACTTTATGAGTTAGATAAAGGAATATGA